The Scylla paramamosain isolate STU-SP2022 unplaced genomic scaffold, ASM3559412v1 Contig5, whole genome shotgun sequence genome contains a region encoding:
- the LOC135096651 gene encoding uncharacterized protein LOC135096651 isoform X1, with the protein MHPTHPMNADSGCPELHHKTQAWTQLTSHSLLSPPTAFDSLPQCITASYSIGCQNTAHQSFPQWPETAHSKMVNQNEQTHELTHIDTAPNAIEPTHSIPQQPGGQHSITDSPDTLRTPQHTAQDEILSLAFASPVINSTGGDDSTQWHTAGTQGLVRTEQQATASPHPVDAVREAGRPHTRHKIEKRTERGTINSKDHFKNKTHNFCCYFCCYYCYYYCGYCYTGCICVLQQYLPVYQDLDKTSPLNKMKISEQGRRKITRRTRRTRGRRDTDTQTHTHIKRKPLQALDLSCDSGNSDPSVTKPLCDSRSADSRKQGLGRPGVRSGVTGEGNSALPLPPRCSSGHHSLAAASHTHHGPPHTLTQQCQGWTQHCTAQNSLCLIL; encoded by the coding sequence GCATCACAAAACGCAAGCCTGGACCCAGTTGACTTCACACAGTCTTCTCAGCCCTCCCACAGCCTTTGACAGCCTCCCACAGTGCATCACAGCCTCCTACAGCATTGGATGCCAGAACACAGCACACCAATCCTTCCCACAGTGGCCAGAAACAGCACACAGCAAAATGGTTAACCAGAATGAACAGACACACGAACtgacacacatagacacagcgCCAAACGCCATAGAGCCAACGCACAGCATCCCACAGCAGCCAGGGGGACAGCACAGCATCACGGACTCCCCAGACACCCTCAGAacaccacagcacacagcacaggATGAAATATTAAGCTTAGCCTTTGCATCACCTGTCATAAACAGCACTGGGGGAGATGACAGCACACAGTGGCACACAGCAGGGACCCAGGGACTAGTGAGGACTGAACAGCAAGCCACAGCATCACCACACCCTGTGGATGCTGTGAGGGAAGCAGGACGACCACACACAAGGCACAAGATTGAGAAACGGACAGAAAGAGGAACCATCAATTCGAAGGATCATTTTAAAAACAAGACTCATAacttctgctgctacttctgctgctactactgctactattactgcggCTACTGCTATACGGGGTGCATCTGTGTCCTCCAGCAATATTTACCAGTGTATCAAGACTTAGACAAGACTTCACCATTAAACAAGATGAAAATCTCGgaacagggaaggagaaaaataactcgaagaacgagaaggacaagaggaaggcgcgacactgacacacaaacgcacacacacataaaacggAAGCCACTACAGGCTTTAGACCTCTCATGTGACTCTGGCAACAGTGATCCCAGTGTTACCAAACCCCTGTGTGACTCTAGGAGCGCGGACAGCCGGAAACAAGGGCTGGGGAGGCCGGGAGTGAGGTCAGGGGTCACAGGAGAGGGAAACagtgctcttcctcttcctcctcgctgcAGTTCAGGTCACCACAGCCTTGCCGCAGCCAGCCACACCCACCACGGGCCTCCACACACCCTCACGCAGCAGTGCCAAGGCTGGACACAGCACTGCACAGCCCAGAACAGTCTATGCCTAATTCTCTAG